DNA sequence from the Maribacter dokdonensis DSW-8 genome:
ATCAAATTTTAACTTTCCGGCCATTGTTTCCAAAACACAAGAGAAATCCTTATCATTTAAATCCACTACTTTTCCGTGCAGACCACTTTTGGTAATAACACGATCACCACGTTTTAACTCTGCCGAAAATTTCTTTTCATCCTTTTGTCTTTTCATTTGAGGTCTGATCATAAAAAAATATGCGACCACAAAAATCAAAATCATCGGAAGAAACTGCCCTATATCACCCATCTTTGGTATATCTGTAATTTATAATTATTTAACAGGTCCTAATGGAGCTGCTCCTTTTGGATTAACAAAAGCCTTTATTCTCAAAAGCTCAGAACCTTTTTCTGTGTTAGCCGTAACGGTAATAGTTTTAGTAACCTGGTTTTGACCAGATCCGTTAAAGTTCACTTTTAATTCACCTGATTCACCTGGAGCAATTGGCTCTTTTGGAGGATTAGGAACTGTACAACCACAACTACTTTTAGCATCTGTGATAATTAATGGAGCGTTACCTGTATTAGTAAATTTAAAAACTGTTTCCTGTGCCGCACCTTGTTCAATTGTACCAAAATCATGCTCTGATTTCTCAAAAGACATTACCGGTACCGCTTTAGCTGCTTCATCTCTTACCGCTGCTTCCGCTACATTATCTGTTTTAATTTTACTTGAAGCATTGTCTTTGCAAGAAGTAAAAGCTACCATTGATACAAGACCAACAATTAGAACTATTTTTTTCATACTATATTAGATTTATCAATTAACTGTAAAATTATAAAATATTTTTATAATAGACCCCTACCCATTTTGTTAAGCTTTCCTTCAGATTTGTATTCTTTAGTAAGCTTATCTAGTATTCCGTTTATGAAAATGCTACTTTTTGGAGTCGAGTATTCTTTGGCAATCTCCAAATACTCATTAATGGTTACTCTTTCCGGGATTGAAGGAAAATGTAACAATTCACAAATTGCCATTTTCAAAAGTATACTATCTATGCCTGCAATACGATCTTTATCCCAGTTTGGTGTTTTACCATCTATCTCTTTTTCCAATGCATCATTTTTCAACAACGTTCTAGACAATAACTGCATAGCGTAGGTCATGTCTTCATCATCCTTTAAAAGACTCGGCAAAAAGTATGAATCAGGATGAACTTGTTTTACCTTCTTCAAGTGTTTTAACAAAAACGTATTAACAATAGGAATGTCATCTACCCAAGTTAACTTATCATCTTCGAAGTAATCATAAATTTTTTCGTTGGGGGCAATGATATTTTTGAACAAGGTCAATATCAATTCTTTGTCCGCAGCATAATCGCTTTCTGGTGTAGACATGTATTCCTTATACGTTTCGCTCTCTATAATATCTTTATAAATAAGCTTAACGTACTCTTCATTAAGGTACCAATTATCTAATTTCCTATTTGAAATTTCTTCCTCAAGTGTTTTGTTCTCAAGAATTTGCACCAATAATCTGTTCTTAACAAACTTCTTAGGATTTGGAAATTCCTGCTTACCGTCACTAATATATTTTTTTGCGGAAAGAGAAATTTGTTCTGCCGCCCTTTTTTGTATTTCTACAAAAAGACTTAACCATAACAAGTAGAGCGTATAGGTATTCTCTATGCTTACTTTTAAAAACTTCTCTTGTCTCTGTAATGAATCATCTTTTGATTGAACGAGCGCATATATGCTCTGCATTACCTTAACTCTAATGTGCCTTCTTGTAAGCATTTTAAAGAACTTTTTTAATAAATTGATATTTAAAGCCGCAAAGGTAAGTATCTATTTAAAGGGTCACAACAGCAATCGTATTTATCTTAGCTTATTTATAACATATGGTTTTAGGTCAAAAAACTATCTTTGACCAAAGAAAACGATAATCTTCTTTTTTTAGCATTGTATGAAAGAACTTAAACACCTAAATAAATACTTTAAAAAATACTGGTTTAAGCTTTTTCTCGGAATAATCATAACCATTATAGCCAGGCTTTTTCAATTGATCATGCCTTCTTACGTGAACAACTCTATTACGGTAGTTGAGCAGTATATTAAAACGGAAATTGATAAATCTACCGCACAAGAACTATTAATGGAATATATTCTAATTATCGTAGGTGCTGCAATACTATCTGGTTTCTTCACTTTTTTAATGCGCCAATTGATCATTAACATTTCTAGATATATTGAGTATGATCTTAAAAACGAAATATTTGACCATTACCAAAAGCTAAGTCTCAATTTTTATAAGAAAAATAGAACAGGCGATTTAATGAACAGGATCAGTGAAGATGTTAATGAAGTACGTATGTATGCAGGTCCAGCAATTATGTATGGCATACAGACCTTAACATTGTTTGCTTGTCTGATACCGTTAATGTTTATAAAAGCACCCACTTTAGCTGCATATACACTATTGCCATTACCTTTTCTTTCGGTCCTAATTTATCAAATAAGTAAAGTAATTCATAAGCGAAGTACCATTGTACAACAATACCTTTCTACCTTATCTACCTTTACACAAGAAATTTTTTCAGGAGTTTCCGTTATAAAAGCCTACGCATTAGAGCCACAGACCAATAGTGATCTTACTAAACTTGCCATTGAAGGCAAAGAGAAAAGTGTAAGTCTTGCTAAAGTGAATGCATGGTTTTTTCCATTAATGATACTTTTAATAGGTATTAGTAACATTTTGGTCATTTATATAGGAGGTAAACAATACTTGGCCGGCGAAATTGAAGTAGGACTAATTGCTGAATTTATTTTATACGTAAATATGCTTACTTGGCCAGTGGCCATTGTTGGTTGGTTAACTTCAATAGTGCAAAGGGCAGCCGCAAGTCAAAAGAGGATAAATGAATTTCTAAACCAAGAGTCAGAAATAAAAAATAATCCTACCAACACCCTTACGATCAAAGGCAAAATTGAATTTAAAAATGCTGATTTCACATACCAAGACACCAATATTAATGCCATAAAAGACCTGTCGTTCACCATTAACGAGGGTGAAACCACAGCTATTATTGGTAAAACCGGTTCTGGTAAATCTACCATACTTGATTTGGTAGCCCGCTTATATGACACATCTTCCGGAGAGATATTAATAGACGACGAACCTATTAAAAATGTAGACCTTACCAATTTACGAGAATCTATTGGTGCCGTACCCCAAGACGCATTCCTATTTTCAGATAGCATTAAGAACAACATTAAATTTGGTAAGGAGAATGCTACAGACGAGGAAATCATTGACATAGCAAAAGATGCCGTGGTACATGAAAACATAATGGGTTTCTCTAAAAAATATGATACTATCTTAGGTGAAAGAGGTATAACATTAAGTGGCGGACAAAAACAAAGGGTTTCAATTGCCAGGGCATTAATTAAAAAACCTCAGATTTATTTATTTGATGATTGCTTGTCTGCCGTAGATACGGAAACGGAAGAAGAAATATTGAATAACCTAAAAAAAGCATCTAAGAATAGAACTACATTAATTGTAAGTCATAGAGTTTCTTCTGCCAAAAACGCGGATAAAATTTTAGTTTTAGATGACGGAAGACTTATTCAAGAGGGCACACATGATGAATTAAATTCACAAGAAGGCTATTATAAAGACCTCTACCACAAACAGCTCTCAGAGAAAGAAAGTTAGAAAATTGTTGTCGGATAGCGTTTTTTTTTTCATTTTTGATAGTATAACGACACTAAACATTAGAAATGAGCGAAAGAGATTTATCAGATCAAGAAGAAATTCACTCCAAAGTTTTACGCGCAGGTAGAAGAACTTACTTTTTCGATGT
Encoded proteins:
- the yajC gene encoding preprotein translocase subunit YajC, which translates into the protein MGDIGQFLPMILIFVVAYFFMIRPQMKRQKDEKKFSAELKRGDRVITKSGLHGKVVDLNDKDFSCVLETMAGKLKFDRSAISMEMSNKLNAPEKK
- a CDS encoding DUF1573 domain-containing protein, translated to MKKIVLIVGLVSMVAFTSCKDNASSKIKTDNVAEAAVRDEAAKAVPVMSFEKSEHDFGTIEQGAAQETVFKFTNTGNAPLIITDAKSSCGCTVPNPPKEPIAPGESGELKVNFNGSGQNQVTKTITVTANTEKGSELLRIKAFVNPKGAAPLGPVK
- the nusB gene encoding transcription antitermination factor NusB is translated as MLTRRHIRVKVMQSIYALVQSKDDSLQRQEKFLKVSIENTYTLYLLWLSLFVEIQKRAAEQISLSAKKYISDGKQEFPNPKKFVKNRLLVQILENKTLEEEISNRKLDNWYLNEEYVKLIYKDIIESETYKEYMSTPESDYAADKELILTLFKNIIAPNEKIYDYFEDDKLTWVDDIPIVNTFLLKHLKKVKQVHPDSYFLPSLLKDDEDMTYAMQLLSRTLLKNDALEKEIDGKTPNWDKDRIAGIDSILLKMAICELLHFPSIPERVTINEYLEIAKEYSTPKSSIFINGILDKLTKEYKSEGKLNKMGRGLL
- a CDS encoding ABC transporter ATP-binding protein is translated as MKELKHLNKYFKKYWFKLFLGIIITIIARLFQLIMPSYVNNSITVVEQYIKTEIDKSTAQELLMEYILIIVGAAILSGFFTFLMRQLIINISRYIEYDLKNEIFDHYQKLSLNFYKKNRTGDLMNRISEDVNEVRMYAGPAIMYGIQTLTLFACLIPLMFIKAPTLAAYTLLPLPFLSVLIYQISKVIHKRSTIVQQYLSTLSTFTQEIFSGVSVIKAYALEPQTNSDLTKLAIEGKEKSVSLAKVNAWFFPLMILLIGISNILVIYIGGKQYLAGEIEVGLIAEFILYVNMLTWPVAIVGWLTSIVQRAAASQKRINEFLNQESEIKNNPTNTLTIKGKIEFKNADFTYQDTNINAIKDLSFTINEGETTAIIGKTGSGKSTILDLVARLYDTSSGEILIDDEPIKNVDLTNLRESIGAVPQDAFLFSDSIKNNIKFGKENATDEEIIDIAKDAVVHENIMGFSKKYDTILGERGITLSGGQKQRVSIARALIKKPQIYLFDDCLSAVDTETEEEILNNLKKASKNRTTLIVSHRVSSAKNADKILVLDDGRLIQEGTHDELNSQEGYYKDLYHKQLSEKES